One region of Sulfuriroseicoccus oceanibius genomic DNA includes:
- the uvrA gene encoding excinuclease ABC subunit UvrA codes for MPRKKQPTKQRVIRVTGARQNNLNGIDLEIPVGKLTVVTGPSGSGKSSLAFQTLYAEGQRRYVETFSPYIRQFFDRMDKPQVDRIDGIPPAIAIEQTNNVRTSRSTVGTITEINDYLKILFARLAKGYCPQTGLEVVPATAQSILSFALNEWEDRALLVTFPVPAPTDKEPAEFFEFLHQQGVLRVVIFGEVLRTDEPESYSKKRLPAEVLVVQDRIRSKDDQRTRLLEAIEAALHSGKGEAVLIDSKSGDQQRFTADWLCPESGIRLHPPTPGLFSFNSPVGACPKCRGFGKVIALDIHRAIPDPTLSIREGAVKAFQGETYSECQRDLIRCAKTRGLDLDVPFEDLDEDDQDWVRDGDPGYADPDDAWANQAWYGVRGFFDWLESKSYKMHVRVFLSRFRDYTECPACRGARLQPDALNFRIADLTLPEVWTTPVNLLLPFFRNEVAPLLPKDDPATRLVYENVESRLNYLTKVGLTYLTLDRETRTLSGGETARVNLTTCLGAALTGTLFVLDEPSVGLHPRDTSRLIEVMHRLRDQGNTIVVVEHEESVMRAADHLVDIGPGRGKDGGDLVFSGPLAKLSPATTPKSLTAQYLGGTAEIAIPAQRRRPTLKNWLRVNGASGHNLKKLNVDIPLGVFCAVSGVSGSGKSTLVHHILHPHIAAALGKATASGTSQGRIRSLAGTENLSDVVMVDQTPIARTPRSTPVVYLGVFDAIRKLFANTPQARAQDLKPGYFSFNTSGGRCERCGGMGWEKIEMQFLSDLFVVCPECEGKRYHSAALEFTLGSKTIAETLELTTDEARDFFAGRAGHKKPNRDLQRILDALDLMRELGLGYLRIGQPVNTLSGGEAQRLKLISHLLESPSGKSTRKTLFIFDEPTTGLHFDDIRLLLAAFQRMVDSGHSLLVIEHNLDVLKCADHVIDLGPDAGADGGLVVATGTPEEVAERDTHTGRFLAELLTDGRSLAAESEAHYNAAPPETNTISIHGAREHNLKNINLDIPRDEFVVITGLSGSGKSTIAFDIVFAEGQRRFLDSMSPYARQFAEQMEKPDVDHIDGLPPTVAIEQRISRGGGKSTVGTVTEVYHFLRLLFAKVGIQHCPESGVPVVSQSESAISSQLHELAKSASLKVLAPVIRNRKGFHTDVAEAAGRKGFTHLLVDGKITAIDGFQPLERFKTHDIDIVIGEVPKGGLSVTAMDELIATALLHGKGTLRVLAGRSKSLQVFSTRAVSPVTGESFDDLEPNTFSFNSPRGWCPECRGFGFVHSFAKPTGREESVLEEELNEERRLENAAESELVACPQCGGSRLHRNARAVRLPESGGHPWSLPELVTRDVASLKADISSLTFSGREKLIARDILPEITQRLHFMESVGLGYLSLDRAATTLSGGESQRIRLAAQLGSNLRGVLYVLDEPTIGLHPKDNKHLLDTLEQLRTQGNSLLVVEHDEETMQRASHIIDLGPGAGRLGGEVVASGSLAQIKRKTRISATARHMKAPMQHPIHGTRRKLPAKSAKQGWLKINGAHLRNLQDLNVQIPEKRLTVITGVSGSGKSTLMRGVVHPVAQALAGKKKTTKKPDFSDLCKSATGFDQLTAVYEVDQSPIGKTSRSTPSTYVKVFDDIRKLFANVPDARLRGYTASRFSFNTEGGRCEACKGNGRVKLEMNFLPTTWVPCDECNGQRYNSATLEVLYNGKSIGDVMAMTIEEAAAFFDAHPKIRRTLELLTDTGLGYLQLGQPSPTLSGGEAQRIKLVAQLIRGVGRSANAKLKLREAPGCLYLIEEPTIGLHMEDVAKLIDVLHRLVDDGHTVMVIEHNVDVMAEADYLIDIGPDAGPNGGTITAAGTPEQVAAKKTSHTAPFIAAALK; via the coding sequence ATGCCCCGCAAAAAACAACCCACAAAGCAGCGCGTCATCCGCGTCACAGGAGCCCGCCAAAACAACCTTAACGGGATCGACCTCGAAATCCCTGTCGGCAAGCTCACCGTGGTCACCGGCCCATCCGGCTCCGGCAAATCCTCGCTCGCCTTCCAAACACTCTACGCCGAAGGCCAGCGCCGCTACGTCGAAACGTTCTCGCCCTACATCCGGCAGTTCTTCGACCGCATGGACAAACCCCAGGTCGACCGCATCGACGGCATCCCACCGGCCATCGCCATCGAGCAAACCAACAACGTCCGCACGTCCCGCTCGACCGTCGGCACCATCACCGAGATCAACGACTACCTGAAGATTCTCTTCGCCCGGCTGGCAAAGGGCTACTGCCCGCAAACCGGCCTCGAAGTCGTTCCAGCCACCGCCCAGTCCATCCTCAGCTTCGCGCTCAACGAATGGGAGGACCGCGCGCTGCTGGTCACCTTTCCCGTTCCCGCCCCCACCGACAAAGAGCCCGCGGAGTTCTTCGAGTTCCTCCACCAGCAAGGCGTGCTGCGCGTCGTCATCTTCGGCGAGGTGCTGCGCACGGATGAACCGGAAAGCTACTCGAAAAAGCGTCTCCCCGCCGAAGTGCTCGTCGTCCAGGACCGCATTCGCTCAAAGGACGACCAACGCACGCGCCTGCTCGAAGCCATTGAGGCCGCACTCCATTCAGGCAAAGGCGAAGCCGTGCTCATCGATTCCAAGTCCGGCGACCAGCAACGCTTCACCGCCGACTGGCTCTGCCCCGAAAGCGGCATCCGCCTCCACCCACCCACACCCGGGCTTTTCTCGTTCAACTCACCGGTCGGCGCCTGCCCGAAATGCCGCGGCTTCGGCAAGGTCATCGCACTCGACATCCACCGCGCCATCCCGGATCCCACGCTGAGTATCCGCGAGGGAGCGGTCAAAGCCTTCCAAGGGGAAACCTACAGCGAGTGCCAACGCGACCTGATCCGCTGCGCCAAAACCCGCGGCCTCGATCTCGACGTTCCATTCGAAGACCTCGACGAAGACGACCAGGACTGGGTGCGCGACGGCGACCCCGGCTATGCCGACCCGGACGACGCGTGGGCGAACCAGGCGTGGTACGGCGTGCGTGGGTTCTTCGATTGGCTGGAATCCAAGTCCTACAAGATGCACGTCCGTGTGTTCCTGAGCCGCTTCCGCGACTACACGGAATGCCCGGCCTGCCGTGGCGCGCGCCTTCAACCTGATGCGCTCAACTTCCGCATCGCCGACCTCACACTGCCGGAGGTCTGGACCACGCCGGTCAACCTGCTGCTGCCGTTCTTCCGCAACGAAGTCGCACCGCTACTGCCCAAGGACGACCCGGCCACCCGCCTGGTCTACGAAAACGTCGAGTCTCGCCTCAACTACCTGACCAAGGTCGGCCTGACCTACCTCACTCTCGACCGCGAAACCCGTACCCTCTCCGGCGGCGAAACCGCACGCGTCAACCTCACCACCTGCCTCGGCGCCGCACTCACCGGTACGCTCTTCGTTCTCGATGAACCATCGGTCGGCCTCCACCCGCGCGACACGTCCCGCCTGATCGAGGTGATGCACCGCCTGCGCGACCAGGGCAACACCATCGTCGTCGTGGAACATGAAGAGTCCGTCATGCGCGCCGCCGACCACTTGGTCGACATCGGTCCGGGCCGAGGCAAGGACGGCGGCGACCTCGTCTTCTCCGGCCCATTGGCCAAGCTCTCGCCCGCCACCACTCCGAAATCACTCACCGCACAATACCTCGGCGGCACCGCGGAGATCGCCATCCCCGCCCAGCGCCGACGTCCGACCTTGAAGAACTGGCTGCGCGTCAATGGTGCCAGCGGCCACAACCTGAAGAAGCTCAACGTCGACATTCCGCTCGGTGTCTTTTGCGCGGTTTCCGGGGTTTCCGGCTCCGGCAAGTCCACGCTGGTCCACCACATTCTCCACCCGCACATCGCCGCCGCATTGGGTAAAGCCACCGCCTCTGGCACGTCCCAAGGGCGCATCCGCTCGCTCGCCGGCACGGAAAACCTCAGCGACGTCGTGATGGTCGACCAAACGCCCATCGCCCGCACCCCTCGCTCGACTCCGGTCGTCTACCTCGGGGTCTTCGACGCTATCCGCAAGCTTTTCGCCAACACACCACAAGCGCGAGCCCAGGATCTCAAGCCAGGTTACTTCTCATTCAACACATCCGGCGGACGCTGCGAGCGCTGCGGCGGCATGGGTTGGGAAAAGATCGAGATGCAGTTCCTCAGCGATCTGTTCGTGGTCTGCCCTGAGTGCGAGGGCAAACGCTACCACAGCGCGGCGCTCGAGTTCACCCTCGGCAGCAAAACCATCGCCGAAACCCTGGAGCTCACCACCGACGAAGCGCGCGACTTCTTCGCCGGACGCGCCGGTCACAAAAAGCCCAACCGCGACCTTCAACGCATCCTCGACGCCCTCGACCTGATGCGCGAACTCGGCCTCGGCTACCTCCGTATCGGCCAACCCGTCAACACACTCTCCGGCGGCGAGGCCCAGCGCCTCAAGCTCATCTCCCACTTGCTGGAAAGTCCGTCGGGCAAGTCCACGCGCAAAACACTTTTCATCTTCGACGAACCGACCACCGGCCTCCACTTCGACGACATCCGCCTGCTGCTCGCCGCCTTCCAACGCATGGTCGACTCCGGCCACTCGCTGCTGGTCATTGAGCACAACCTCGACGTCCTCAAGTGCGCCGACCACGTCATCGACCTAGGCCCGGACGCCGGCGCCGACGGTGGCCTCGTCGTCGCCACCGGCACGCCGGAGGAAGTCGCCGAGCGAGATACCCATACCGGACGCTTCCTCGCCGAACTCCTCACCGACGGCCGCTCGCTCGCCGCCGAATCCGAGGCCCACTACAACGCCGCCCCACCCGAAACCAACACCATCTCGATCCACGGCGCCCGCGAGCACAACCTCAAAAACATCAACCTCGACATCCCGCGAGATGAGTTCGTCGTCATCACCGGCCTCAGCGGATCCGGCAAGTCGACCATCGCCTTCGACATCGTCTTCGCCGAAGGCCAACGCCGCTTCCTCGACTCGATGTCGCCCTATGCCCGCCAGTTCGCCGAGCAGATGGAAAAGCCGGACGTCGACCACATCGACGGCCTGCCGCCGACCGTCGCCATCGAACAACGCATCTCGCGCGGAGGCGGGAAGTCCACGGTTGGTACGGTCACGGAGGTCTACCATTTCCTGCGTTTGCTCTTTGCCAAAGTCGGCATCCAGCATTGCCCGGAGTCCGGCGTGCCTGTGGTCTCGCAGTCGGAATCGGCCATAAGCTCACAGCTCCACGAGCTCGCCAAATCCGCGTCGCTGAAGGTGCTCGCGCCCGTCATCCGCAACCGTAAAGGCTTCCACACCGACGTCGCGGAAGCCGCGGGCCGCAAAGGGTTCACCCATTTGCTGGTCGATGGCAAAATCACCGCCATCGACGGCTTCCAACCACTGGAACGTTTCAAAACCCACGACATCGACATCGTCATCGGTGAGGTTCCAAAAGGCGGACTGTCCGTCACCGCGATGGACGAACTAATCGCCACCGCGCTGCTCCACGGCAAAGGAACGCTGCGCGTGCTCGCCGGACGTTCGAAATCGCTTCAGGTCTTCAGCACCCGCGCCGTCAGCCCGGTCACCGGTGAGTCGTTCGACGACCTGGAGCCCAACACATTCTCGTTCAACTCACCGCGCGGATGGTGCCCCGAATGCCGAGGGTTCGGCTTCGTCCACTCGTTCGCCAAACCCACCGGCCGAGAGGAATCCGTGCTGGAAGAAGAACTCAACGAGGAACGCCGACTCGAAAATGCCGCCGAATCGGAACTCGTCGCCTGCCCGCAATGCGGCGGCTCACGCCTCCACCGCAATGCCCGCGCCGTGCGCCTGCCAGAAAGCGGAGGCCACCCGTGGTCGCTACCGGAACTCGTCACCCGCGACGTCGCCTCACTCAAAGCCGACATCTCCAGCCTCACGTTCAGCGGACGCGAAAAACTCATCGCCCGCGACATCCTGCCCGAGATCACCCAGCGCCTCCACTTCATGGAATCGGTCGGCCTCGGCTACCTCTCGCTCGACCGCGCGGCCACCACGCTCTCCGGCGGCGAATCCCAGCGCATCCGCCTCGCCGCCCAACTCGGGTCGAACCTGCGCGGCGTCCTCTACGTCCTCGACGAACCCACCATCGGTCTCCACCCGAAGGACAACAAACACTTGCTCGACACCCTCGAACAACTGCGCACCCAGGGGAATTCGCTGCTCGTCGTCGAACACGATGAGGAAACCATGCAGCGCGCGTCCCACATCATCGACCTCGGCCCCGGCGCAGGCCGCCTCGGCGGGGAAGTCGTCGCGTCCGGGTCGCTCGCCCAGATCAAACGCAAAACGAGGATCTCCGCCACGGCGCGCCACATGAAGGCGCCAATGCAACACCCGATCCACGGCACCCGCCGCAAGCTCCCCGCCAAGTCCGCGAAGCAAGGGTGGCTCAAGATCAACGGCGCCCACCTGCGCAACCTCCAGGACCTCAATGTTCAGATCCCGGAGAAGCGCCTCACCGTCATCACCGGCGTCTCCGGGTCCGGCAAAAGCACGCTGATGCGCGGCGTCGTCCACCCGGTCGCCCAGGCTCTCGCCGGTAAGAAGAAGACCACGAAAAAGCCGGACTTCAGCGACCTCTGCAAGTCCGCCACCGGCTTCGACCAACTCACCGCCGTCTACGAAGTCGACCAGTCACCGATTGGCAAAACCTCGCGCTCCACACCGTCGACCTACGTCAAGGTCTTCGACGACATCCGCAAGTTGTTCGCCAACGTCCCGGACGCACGCCTCCGCGGCTACACCGCCTCCCGCTTCTCGTTCAATACGGAAGGCGGACGCTGCGAAGCCTGTAAAGGCAACGGCCGCGTGAAGCTGGAAATGAACTTCCTCCCCACCACCTGGGTGCCGTGCGACGAGTGCAATGGCCAGCGCTACAACTCCGCCACCCTCGAGGTGCTCTACAATGGCAAGTCCATCGGCGATGTCATGGCCATGACCATTGAGGAGGCCGCTGCGTTCTTCGACGCCCATCCGAAAATTCGTCGCACCCTCGAGCTGCTCACCGACACCGGCCTCGGCTACCTCCAGCTCGGCCAGCCAAGCCCGACGCTCTCCGGCGGCGAAGCCCAGCGCATCAAACTGGTCGCACAGTTGATCCGTGGAGTCGGCCGCAGCGCCAACGCCAAGCTCAAATTGCGCGAGGCTCCCGGTTGTCTCTACCTGATCGAAGAACCTACCATCGGTCTGCACATGGAAGACGTCGCCAAACTCATCGACGTCCTCCACCGCCTCGTCGACGACGGCCACACCGTCATGGTCATCGAACACAATGTCGATGTCATGGCCGAAGCCGATTACCTCATCGACATCGGCCCCGACGCCGGCCCTAACGGCGGCACCATCACCGCCGCCGGCACCCCGGAGCAAGTCGCCGCCAAAAAGACCTCCCACACCGCCCCCTTCATCGCCGCCGCCTTGAAATAA
- a CDS encoding acyl-CoA thioesterase, with protein sequence MQASPDLQTPEITTHEDVMFFDTDCGGVVHNLAYLRMIETARTHLATKMGMDLRSMADSQVFPVLCRTEVDYKRPGKLGDKLRIEGTLAALERVRFWVEFRMYREADDTLLVTARQSLALVQMPAGKPMRLPADWAQRFVGSDPA encoded by the coding sequence ATGCAAGCCTCGCCAGATCTTCAAACTCCAGAAATCACCACGCACGAAGACGTCATGTTCTTCGACACCGACTGCGGCGGCGTGGTCCACAACCTGGCCTACCTGCGCATGATCGAAACCGCGCGCACCCACCTCGCCACCAAAATGGGCATGGACCTCCGCTCGATGGCCGATTCCCAGGTCTTCCCCGTCCTCTGCCGCACGGAAGTCGACTACAAACGCCCGGGCAAGCTCGGCGACAAACTGCGCATCGAAGGCACCCTGGCAGCTCTGGAACGCGTACGCTTCTGGGTTGAGTTCCGCATGTACCGCGAGGCGGACGACACCCTGCTGGTCACCGCACGCCAATCACTGGCCCTGGTTCAAATGCCCGCCGGCAAACCAATGCGCCTTCCCGCCGACTGGGCCCAACGCTTCGTTGGCTCGGATCCGGCGTAA
- a CDS encoding NAD(P)/FAD-dependent oxidoreductase has translation MIKECEIALTHDRADDEQLWKKRAARALKIHPNRITGIELTKQSIDARKAPVKFRLRLKVTIDEAFEPTPQPEANEQRYPSVSGGGKPRVIIVGCGPTGMFAALECLRQGLQPVILERGKDASARRYDLRPILMEGRVLEDSNYCFGEGGAGTFSDGKLYTRATKRGDVMDVYETLVAHGAKPDILTDAHPHIGSNALPNVIKSMRTTILERGGEVHFESKVVDLLVEGKGNERRLSGVRTADGKEWLGDAVVIAAGHSARDILRLLDSHQVTLEAKPFAVGVRIEHPQPMIDSVQYHLPRGEERPHSLPAAAYRVACKIEGRGVHSFCMCPGGFIVPASTANDEVVVNGMSLAKRDSPFANSGLVVTVEPEDTLAFAEEHGALAGIAYQSAIEHAAKKAGGGGQAAPAQLTRDFMAGRISEELRPTSYKAGLNSSPLHELLPKGIVDRMRTGLKLFGKQLEGFIGEESQMIGFETRTSCPVRVPRDPETLESPDLKRLIPAGEGAGYAGGIVSAALDGIRVAKAAKKLIH, from the coding sequence ATGATCAAGGAATGCGAGATTGCCCTGACCCATGACCGTGCGGATGACGAGCAGCTGTGGAAGAAGCGTGCCGCCCGTGCGTTGAAGATCCATCCGAACCGGATCACGGGGATCGAGCTGACCAAGCAATCGATCGATGCGCGCAAGGCGCCGGTGAAGTTCCGTCTGCGCTTGAAGGTGACGATTGACGAAGCCTTTGAGCCGACGCCTCAGCCGGAGGCGAACGAGCAGCGATATCCATCGGTTTCGGGGGGCGGGAAGCCGCGGGTGATCATTGTGGGGTGTGGCCCGACCGGGATGTTTGCGGCGTTGGAGTGCCTGCGCCAAGGGCTGCAGCCGGTGATTCTCGAGCGCGGGAAGGATGCATCGGCGCGGCGTTACGATTTGCGCCCGATTTTGATGGAAGGTCGGGTGCTTGAGGACTCGAACTATTGTTTCGGGGAAGGCGGAGCGGGGACGTTCTCTGATGGCAAGTTGTACACCCGTGCAACCAAGCGGGGCGATGTGATGGACGTTTATGAAACGCTCGTCGCTCATGGTGCCAAGCCGGATATTCTTACCGACGCGCACCCGCACATCGGCTCGAATGCATTGCCGAATGTGATCAAGTCGATGCGTACGACCATCCTTGAGCGCGGTGGTGAAGTGCACTTTGAGTCGAAGGTGGTGGACTTGCTGGTCGAAGGAAAGGGGAATGAGCGCAGGCTTTCGGGAGTGCGCACGGCTGATGGTAAAGAATGGCTGGGCGACGCCGTGGTGATCGCGGCCGGGCATTCGGCGCGCGATATCCTGCGTCTGCTCGATAGCCATCAGGTCACTCTTGAAGCCAAGCCGTTCGCGGTGGGCGTGCGGATCGAGCACCCGCAGCCGATGATCGATTCTGTGCAGTACCATCTGCCGCGCGGTGAAGAGCGTCCGCATTCGCTGCCGGCTGCGGCATACCGCGTGGCGTGCAAGATCGAGGGGCGTGGAGTGCACTCGTTCTGCATGTGCCCTGGTGGGTTTATCGTGCCGGCATCGACTGCTAACGACGAAGTGGTGGTGAATGGCATGTCTCTGGCCAAGCGGGACTCGCCATTTGCCAACTCGGGTTTGGTGGTGACCGTCGAGCCGGAGGATACTCTCGCGTTCGCCGAGGAGCATGGTGCGTTGGCAGGGATCGCGTATCAGTCGGCGATCGAGCATGCGGCGAAGAAAGCGGGGGGTGGTGGTCAGGCTGCACCTGCACAGTTGACCCGCGACTTCATGGCGGGGCGCATTTCAGAGGAACTGCGTCCGACATCGTACAAGGCGGGGTTGAACTCATCGCCGCTGCACGAGTTGCTGCCGAAGGGGATTGTCGATCGCATGCGCACGGGATTGAAGTTGTTTGGCAAACAACTGGAAGGTTTCATTGGCGAGGAATCGCAGATGATTGGATTTGAAACGCGGACGTCGTGTCCGGTGAGGGTTCCGCGTGATCCGGAGACCTTGGAGAGCCCGGATCTCAAGCGGTTGATCCCGGCGGGTGAGGGCGCTGGTTATGCCGGCGGGATTGTCTCGGCGGCACTTGATGGCATCCGCGTGGCGAAGGCCGCGAAGAAGCTGATTCATTAG